Proteins encoded in a region of the Thermococcus stetteri genome:
- the nikR gene encoding nickel-responsive transcriptional regulator NikR: MGIVRFGVSVPEELLERFDRIIEEKGYVNRSEAIRDMMRDFIVRHEWEAGDKEVAGTITMLYNHDEAEVVKELLDMQHDYLKEIVSSIHVHMDEHNCLEVVIVKGKASRIKEIADRLLSLKGVKHGKLVMTGTGRELV; this comes from the coding sequence ATGGGCATCGTTAGGTTTGGTGTCTCCGTTCCCGAGGAGCTGCTTGAGAGGTTTGACAGGATCATCGAGGAGAAGGGGTACGTCAACAGGAGCGAAGCCATAAGGGACATGATGCGCGACTTTATAGTGAGGCATGAGTGGGAGGCCGGCGATAAGGAGGTCGCGGGCACGATAACCATGCTCTACAACCACGACGAGGCGGAGGTCGTTAAAGAGCTCCTCGACATGCAGCACGACTACCTGAAGGAGATAGTTTCGAGCATACACGTCCACATGGACGAGCACAACTGCCTTGAGGTCGTCATAGTGAAGGGGAAGGCGAGCAGGATAAAGGAGATAGCCGACAGGCTACTCAGCCTAAAGGGGGTCAAGCACGGAAAGCTTGTGATGACCGGAACGGGAAGGGAGCTTGTTTAA
- a CDS encoding peroxiredoxin translates to MLNRLVEEKNADGILEYAREFHGHVCPYLALGIRASLVAMEELGVEPIGLSVDQVFSHLKWMEWIKENLGEDITFPVIADDRGELADKLGMIPSGATITARAVFIVDDKGVIRAIVYYPAEVGRDWDEILRLVKALKTSDEKGVALPHKWPNNELIGDRAIVPPAGSVDQIKEREEAKAKGEIECYDWWFCYKKLE, encoded by the coding sequence ATGCTCAACCGCCTCGTGGAAGAGAAGAACGCGGATGGCATACTCGAATACGCAAGGGAGTTTCATGGACACGTCTGCCCTTACCTCGCGCTTGGGATAAGGGCATCGCTGGTGGCGATGGAGGAGCTCGGCGTCGAGCCGATTGGACTGAGCGTTGACCAGGTGTTCAGCCACCTCAAGTGGATGGAGTGGATCAAGGAGAACCTCGGTGAGGATATAACCTTCCCGGTCATAGCCGACGACAGGGGTGAGCTCGCTGACAAGCTCGGCATGATTCCAAGCGGTGCCACCATAACCGCGAGGGCTGTCTTCATCGTTGACGACAAGGGCGTCATAAGGGCCATCGTCTACTACCCGGCCGAGGTCGGTAGGGACTGGGATGAGATTTTAAGGCTCGTCAAGGCCCTCAAGACCAGCGACGAGAAGGGCGTCGCTCTGCCGCACAAGTGGCCGAACAACGAGCTCATCGGCGACCGCGCCATAGTCCCGCCGGCCGGAAGCGTCGACCAGATCAAGGAGCGCGAGGAAGCGAAGGCCAAGGGCGAGATCGAGTGCTACGACTGGTGGTTCTGCTACAAGAAGCTCGAGTGA
- the for gene encoding tungsten-containing formaldehyde ferredoxin oxidoreductase — MKGWWGRILRVDLTNNRVWVQEYTAEVAKNFIGGRGLAAWILWNEAKNVDPLGPENKLVFASGPFNGLPTPSGGKMVVAAKSPLTGGYGDGNLGTMATVHLRKAGYDALVVEGKAKKPVYLYIEDDNVSILSAEGLWGKGTFETERELKKIHGKNVGVLSIGPAGENLVKYAVVISQEGRAAGRPGMGAVMGSKKLKAVVIKGTKEIPVADREKLRELSQEAYNAILNSPGYPFWKRQGTMAAVEWTNENSALPTRNFSDGSFEFARSIDGYTMEGMKVKQRGCPYCNMPCGNVVLDAEGQESELDYENVALLGSNLGIGKLNEVSVLNRIADDMGMDTISLGVSIAHVMEAVEKGILKDGPTFGDFKKAKELALDIAYRRGELGNLAAEGVRAMAEKLGTHDFAMHVKGLEVSGYNCFIYPAMALAYGTSSIGAHHKEAWVIAWEIGTAPIEGEKAKKVEYKITYDPEKAAKVIELQRLRGGLFEMLTACRLPWVEVGLSLEYYPKLLEAITGVKYTWDDLYTAADRVYALIRAYWVREYNGNWDRRMDYPPRRWFIEGLKSGPYKGGHLDEKKYDELLSEYYRLRGWDERGIPKKETLQKLGLEEVIPELEKVTKLE; from the coding sequence ATGAAAGGATGGTGGGGAAGAATCCTCAGGGTCGACCTGACCAACAACAGGGTTTGGGTACAGGAGTATACAGCCGAAGTCGCCAAGAACTTCATCGGTGGGAGGGGACTGGCTGCCTGGATTCTCTGGAACGAAGCCAAAAACGTTGACCCGCTCGGGCCGGAAAACAAACTCGTTTTTGCCTCCGGTCCGTTCAACGGCCTCCCAACGCCGAGTGGCGGCAAGATGGTAGTAGCAGCTAAAAGCCCGCTCACCGGCGGCTACGGTGACGGTAACCTGGGAACGATGGCGACCGTCCACCTCAGGAAGGCCGGTTACGATGCGCTTGTCGTAGAGGGTAAGGCAAAGAAGCCGGTCTATCTCTACATCGAGGACGACAACGTGAGCATCCTGAGCGCCGAGGGCCTCTGGGGTAAGGGGACCTTTGAAACCGAGAGGGAGCTCAAGAAGATACACGGCAAGAACGTTGGAGTGCTCTCAATAGGCCCCGCGGGAGAAAACCTCGTCAAGTACGCCGTCGTCATATCCCAGGAGGGCAGGGCTGCTGGAAGGCCCGGTATGGGTGCAGTTATGGGAAGCAAGAAGCTCAAGGCCGTTGTCATAAAGGGAACCAAGGAGATACCAGTTGCCGACAGGGAGAAGCTCAGGGAGCTCAGCCAGGAGGCCTACAACGCCATCCTCAACTCTCCGGGATACCCGTTCTGGAAGAGGCAGGGTACGATGGCCGCCGTCGAGTGGACCAACGAGAACTCCGCTTTGCCAACGAGGAACTTCAGCGACGGAAGCTTTGAGTTCGCGAGATCAATAGACGGCTACACCATGGAGGGAATGAAGGTCAAGCAGAGGGGCTGCCCTTACTGTAATATGCCCTGTGGAAACGTCGTGCTTGATGCAGAGGGCCAGGAGAGCGAGCTCGATTACGAGAACGTTGCCCTCCTTGGTTCAAACCTCGGGATTGGGAAGCTCAACGAGGTTTCCGTCCTCAACAGGATCGCGGATGATATGGGTATGGACACGATAAGCCTTGGGGTCTCGATAGCTCACGTGATGGAGGCAGTTGAAAAGGGCATCCTCAAGGACGGGCCGACCTTCGGGGACTTCAAGAAGGCGAAGGAGCTCGCCCTCGACATCGCCTACAGGAGGGGAGAGCTCGGAAACCTCGCGGCCGAGGGCGTCAGGGCCATGGCCGAAAAGCTCGGCACCCACGACTTCGCAATGCACGTGAAGGGCCTTGAGGTCAGCGGCTACAACTGCTTCATCTATCCCGCGATGGCTTTGGCCTACGGAACCAGCTCAATCGGCGCCCACCACAAGGAGGCCTGGGTCATAGCCTGGGAGATCGGAACTGCCCCGATTGAGGGCGAGAAGGCCAAGAAGGTAGAGTACAAGATAACCTACGACCCGGAGAAGGCGGCCAAGGTCATAGAGCTCCAGCGCCTCAGGGGCGGCCTCTTCGAGATGCTCACCGCGTGCAGGCTCCCGTGGGTCGAGGTCGGCCTCAGCTTGGAGTACTATCCGAAGCTCCTCGAGGCCATCACCGGCGTGAAGTACACATGGGACGACCTCTACACTGCCGCCGACAGGGTCTACGCCCTCATAAGGGCCTACTGGGTCAGGGAGTACAACGGCAACTGGGACAGGAGGATGGACTACCCGCCGAGGAGGTGGTTCATCGAGGGCCTCAAGAGCGGGCCGTACAAGGGAGGGCACCTCGACGAGAAGAAGTACGACGAGCTCCTCAGCGAGTACTACAGGCTCAGGGGCTGGGACGAGCGCGGAATCCCGAAGAAAGAGACCCTCCAGAAGCTCGGCCTCGAAGAGGTCATTCCGGAGCTGGAGAAGGTCACGAAGCTGGAGTGA